A region from the Clavibacter sp. A6099 genome encodes:
- a CDS encoding mannose-1-phosphate guanylyltransferase: protein MTEQTSAISRFYSVIPAGGVGSRLWPLSRADAPKFLHDLTGSGRTLLRDTWERLAPLSGEDRIMVVTGRAHRAAVEAQLPELTDPNVVLESEGRDSTAAIALAAAILQRREPGVIIGSFAADHVIADPDRFRDTVREAVIAADAGYITTIGITPTEPATGFGYIHTGKALSIPDAPHALEVASFVEKPSIGVARGYVKGGTHLWNAGMFIARADRLLEELGRTEPELLKGVLELAEAWDTADRGLVVDRVWPNLKKIAIDYAVAEPAAARGALAVIPGRFTWDDVGDFASVAKMHSSGRKSDLVILGEDARVLSDASSGIVVANSKRVISLIGVRDIVVVDTPDALLVTTKENAQRVKSVVDALKLSGGTDVL, encoded by the coding sequence ATGACCGAGCAGACGAGCGCGATCTCCCGTTTCTACAGCGTGATCCCCGCGGGAGGCGTGGGCTCCCGCCTCTGGCCGCTGTCCCGCGCGGACGCCCCGAAGTTCCTCCACGACCTCACGGGCTCCGGCCGGACGCTGCTGCGCGACACGTGGGAGCGGCTCGCGCCGCTCTCCGGCGAGGACCGGATCATGGTGGTCACCGGTCGCGCCCACCGCGCCGCCGTCGAGGCCCAGCTGCCCGAGCTCACCGACCCGAACGTCGTCCTCGAGAGCGAGGGGCGCGACAGCACCGCCGCGATCGCGCTCGCGGCGGCGATCCTCCAGCGCCGCGAGCCGGGCGTCATCATCGGCTCGTTCGCGGCCGACCACGTCATCGCCGACCCGGACCGCTTCCGCGACACCGTGCGTGAGGCCGTCATCGCCGCCGACGCGGGCTACATCACGACCATCGGCATCACGCCCACGGAGCCCGCGACCGGTTTCGGCTACATCCATACGGGCAAGGCGCTCAGCATCCCCGACGCCCCGCACGCCCTCGAGGTGGCGTCGTTCGTGGAGAAGCCGAGCATCGGCGTGGCCCGCGGATACGTGAAGGGCGGCACCCACCTCTGGAACGCGGGCATGTTCATCGCGCGCGCCGACCGCCTGCTCGAGGAGCTCGGCCGCACCGAGCCCGAGCTGCTGAAGGGCGTGCTCGAGCTAGCCGAGGCGTGGGACACCGCCGACCGCGGCCTCGTCGTCGACCGCGTGTGGCCGAACCTCAAGAAGATCGCGATCGACTACGCCGTCGCCGAGCCCGCCGCGGCCCGGGGCGCGCTCGCCGTGATCCCCGGTCGCTTCACCTGGGACGACGTGGGCGACTTCGCCTCAGTGGCCAAGATGCACTCGAGCGGTCGCAAGTCCGACCTCGTGATCCTCGGCGAGGACGCGCGCGTCCTGTCGGACGCGTCGAGCGGCATCGTGGTGGCCAACAGCAAGCGCGTGATCAGCCTCATCGGCGTGCGCGACATCGTCGTGGTCGACACCCCCGACGCCCTGCTCGTGACCACCAAGGAGAACGCGCAGCGCGTCAAGAGCGTGGTGGACGCGCTCAAGCTCAGCGGCGGGACGGACGTCCTGTAA
- a CDS encoding BMP family lipoprotein, with translation MPRTRRAVRAAILPIALLSAAALAGCGAAPEPGASSAAASDYCARMVTNSGGLQDRSFNQSSWEGLQRAEQELGIQADVLVSTSETDLAPNVEQAVGTGCGFILTVGYELAEATSAAAAENPDVHFSIVDEVVDAPNVKPLVFDTAQASYLAGYLAAGVSQTGKVGTFGGGNQPPVTLFMDGFVDGVAAYNQAHGTSVQALGWDAAAQDGTFTGDFEDVSKGQTTTQNLLDQGADVIMPVAGQVGEGAASAILAHGSGKLIWVDNDGYDTLPAEYRPLLLTSVLKDTGQAVVDIVADDQKGTFTSEPYVGTLANGGVGLAEYHDLAASVSPELQSELDALKARIVSGDVQVKSVSTP, from the coding sequence ATGCCCCGCACCCGCCGCGCCGTCCGCGCCGCCATCCTGCCCATCGCACTCCTCTCCGCCGCGGCCCTCGCCGGCTGCGGCGCGGCTCCCGAGCCCGGCGCCTCGTCGGCCGCCGCGAGCGACTACTGCGCCCGCATGGTGACCAACTCCGGCGGCCTGCAGGACCGCTCCTTCAACCAGTCGAGCTGGGAAGGGCTCCAGCGCGCCGAGCAGGAGCTGGGGATCCAGGCCGACGTGCTCGTCTCGACGTCGGAGACCGACCTCGCCCCAAACGTCGAGCAGGCGGTGGGCACGGGCTGCGGCTTCATCCTCACCGTGGGCTACGAGCTGGCGGAGGCCACGTCGGCCGCCGCGGCGGAGAACCCGGACGTGCACTTCTCGATCGTCGACGAGGTCGTCGACGCCCCGAACGTCAAGCCGCTCGTGTTCGACACGGCCCAGGCGTCCTACCTCGCGGGCTACCTCGCGGCGGGCGTGAGCCAGACGGGCAAGGTCGGCACCTTCGGCGGCGGCAACCAGCCCCCCGTCACCCTCTTCATGGACGGCTTCGTCGACGGCGTCGCGGCGTACAACCAGGCGCACGGCACGAGCGTCCAGGCGCTCGGCTGGGACGCGGCGGCGCAGGACGGCACGTTCACCGGCGACTTCGAGGACGTGTCGAAGGGCCAGACCACGACGCAGAACCTGCTCGACCAGGGCGCCGACGTGATCATGCCGGTGGCCGGCCAGGTGGGGGAGGGCGCGGCGTCCGCGATCCTCGCCCACGGCAGCGGCAAGCTCATCTGGGTCGACAACGACGGCTACGACACCCTGCCCGCCGAGTACCGCCCGCTCCTGCTCACGAGCGTGCTCAAGGACACCGGGCAGGCCGTCGTCGACATCGTGGCCGACGACCAGAAGGGCACCTTCACCTCGGAGCCGTACGTGGGCACGCTCGCGAACGGCGGCGTGGGCCTCGCCGAGTACCACGACCTCGCCGCCTCGGTGTCGCCCGAGCTGCAGTCCGAGCTCGACGCGCTGAAGGCCCGCATCGTCTCCGGCGACGTGCAGGTGAAGTCGGTCTCGACGCCGTAG